In Miscanthus floridulus cultivar M001 chromosome 8, ASM1932011v1, whole genome shotgun sequence, the sequence CTCCGCGCTCCCCCTCGCCACACGCACGCTCCCACTCCCCACCAATCCACagagcgcgcgcgcgcgcagTCAAACTACAACCGGCGACGAGCAGGTCATACAACCGTGCGAGCCTGCAAGCCCCGGCCCTCTAAAACGCGGCCGCACCTGCAGTTCCAATCCATTCCATCCCACGCAACACCAAGCGCGCGAGAGCACCAAGCCACTGCCCCGAACCAGAGGCTGAGAGGCTCGATCCTTCTCGACCTCGCTCCCAGCGCGAGTGCACCGCTGCTGCAAGTGCAAGCAAGATCCATGGCGGTGGCCGCAGGAAGCTCCCGCGATCTCCCCGCGCTGATGATCCTCACCggcgtcttcttcctcctcgttgCTCCCGGCGGCGTCGCCGCGGAGGCAGCAGCCGCGCCGCCCGCGGGGCTGGAGTTCCGCGTGGGCGGGCCGCGCGGGTGGCGCGTCCCGGACGCCAACACCAGCTACGACTGGTGGGCCATGAACAACCGCTTCCACGTCGGCGACCACCTCTGTGAGTAGCTAGTAGCCTAAGAACCATTTCACTTTCTCCATTCATGATTCATGATGCATTGATGCGATGCAAGTATGATAACTACGTGTATATGGTTGATCCGATCCTCTCGCAGATTTCAAGTACGCGAACGACTCCGTGCTGGTGGTCGACCGCCTAGCCTTCGACGCCTGCAACGCCAGCGAGCCGCTCGCCGCGTTCGCCGACGGCGCCACCAAGTTCCGCCTCGACCGCCCCGGCTTCTTCTGCTTCATCAGCGGCGAGCCAGGGCACTGCGAGGAAGGCCAGAGGCTCATCGTGCGCGTCATGGTGCACCCggccctggccgcggcgcccggcCCGGCGGCCTCGGCGCCTGGAGCTCCGACACAGCcgggccacggcggcggcggcggggggcgcCCCGGGCCGTCGGGGTGCTCGTGCTCCAACGCCTCCTCCGGTGTTGGCGCAGCgatcgccgctgccgccggcgtCGCCATCGCGGCGGCAATGGCTACGGTTGTTAGTCTCGTCTTGATGCTCCAGTGATCagtttgcttgatgatgtgtgcaaACTCACATGCTACTACGTACTCCCTTGTTAGATAATGGTACTATATCCCTTGCCTAGTTTTCGGTTTCCATATTATTTTAGGTTAATGACTCATGAAGTATTGGTACTGGTATTGTCGTGTCAGACAATTTGTTTTACTGAGTAATCATGTGCTGTTTATAGTACCTGTATATGTAATGTGGTTCCTTGTCTTCTGCCCGATCTTCTTGTACTTCTGAACGATGCTGAATTGCTGACCACATTTTAGTATCAGAGAATTCCATTAATTCCTTACATATGGATACCGAATGGCTGAAGGTTCATTACGTGTACAACATGCTCCGTGGCCCTCCCTAAAACGCGCCATGCTCATCGATGAGCCTCTTGTCCATCTCCATTGGCCATTGCCGTTGTTCCCCGAGCGAACGCCATGCACGTGCCACAATGGTTCCTGTTCTCTAACGAACAATCTGAGATGCATGCACGACGATCGATCTAAAGCTACGTTGTTGCATGACGATATGCACTTAATTACATTCGCGGGCAAACTCCATGTacaccaccgccgtcgccaccgccgccctcCTCGTGCGGGTTGCCCACGCCGACATCAAGATAACGCCCATCGTGTCCGACGCCAGGCCGATCATCTTGTTCGAGGAGTTCGGCTTCGCGAGCGGCGGCAGGGCCGCGGTCACCATACGCCGCGCGACGTGGCAACTCCGTCCGGGGTCGTCACGCCTCACCAGCGTTGACTCCAGCCTCTTGGGATTCGTGCTCATAGCCGGTGCCCAGTTCCCATGGATCAACAACCAGTCACAGTACTACGCCGCCGATCCGGAAGGCGGCGGCGGGTTCTGCTTGCTGACGAGCGACTACGCGCTCCCGATGCTCTGGCTCAGCGACGTCCCGCCGGGCGGGGTCACCACCACCGTGACCATCGACGTCCCCGACGCGTACGCCCTCGTGTTCAGCAACTGCCAGGGCGGCGTGGAGGTCACCATGGACGTGCGCACCGAGATGTACAACGTGCGCCGCGACGCCTCCGGCGGCGGGATGATCAGGGACTACCTCTCCGTCGGGCTGCAGCCGCTGCCGGGCATCTACGCGGGCGTGGCGGCGGTGTACCTGGCGTTCCTGGCCGGGTGGGTGTGGACGTGCGTCCGGCAGCACGCCACGACGGAGCGGATCCACGCCGTGATGGGCGCGCTGCTGCTGTTCAAGGCGCTCAAGTCGGCTTGCGCGGCCGAGGACACGTGGTTCATCGCACGGCTGGGACGTCGCGTTCTACGTCTTCGGCTTCTTCAAGGGCATCCTGCTCTTCACCGTCATCGTCCTCATCGGCACCGGCTGGTCCTTCCTCAAACCGTACCTCCAGGTCAGATCAATTTCTAGATAGAATCCTATCGTCGATCACCGCTTGCGATGATGCATCCGATCCCAAAGTGGCATTTTCGATGTTGCAGGACCGCGAAAAGAGCTTGCTGATGATCGTGATCCCGCTGCAAGTGATGGAGAACCTGTTGCTGGTGGTGATCGGCGAGACGGGCCCGACGCGGCGGGGCTGGATCACGTGGACCCGGGTCTTCCTGCTCATCGACGTCATCTGCTGCTGCGCCGTCATCTTCCCCATCCTCTGGTCCATCCGGGGCCTGCGCGAGGCCGCCAGGACCGACGGCAAGGCGGCGCGCAACCTCAAGAAGCTCACGCTCTTCAAGCGCTTCTACCTGGTCGTCGTCGGCTACCTCTACTTCACCCGGATCATCGTGTCAGAGTTCCTCGCGCTGCTCAACTACAGGTACCGGCACTGGGTACCGGTGGGGAGTCGACGTCGCAGTCGAGGGCGCCAGCTTCGCCTTCTACGTGTTCGTCTTCTACAACTTCAAGCCGGTGGAGAAGAACCCGTACTTGTACAtcggcgacgaggaggaggaggaggtcgacGGTGGGCACTTCGAGACGGACGATAGGGCTTTCTGAGCTCTGATTCATGGGGTGCAGAGCCGTCTCCTGCCTAAAAGTTTTGTACGTATGATGTACTCCGTACGTGTTACTTAGCTAGGATTGAATTCGCGTAAGGTCTCAAAGTATATAAAAATAGATTAGATACGATTATTTTGTGTCCATATAAGAAAATTCGTTCATTTGTCCCCGAGAGGGAATAGTGAAAATGCCGAACCATCCCAACAATTCCACTGTGAAAGCACTCCACAGCTTCTTGGGTCTTGCTGGTTCTTTTAGCAAGTTTGTGGGACACTTTGTCATTATTGCAAAGCTCCTCGTCAACCTGTTCAAGAAGGCTTATAGAAAAAACTGCTCACGAAGGGGACCATCTTTATTTGGTTCACAAGACTGATTTGATACGCTGAAGTCTGCAATGAGCTCTACGGCTCTGCCCCGGTTATAGCATTACCAAATTCAACAAGCCATTCTCTCTGAAAACGGATTAGATAGGACGACAGGTGGAGCAGGTGGTTGACGGCTCAGAGCCTCTTTCGAGTGCCAGCTTCCAAGCGAGGTGAGGTGCTGATTATGCAGCGTATGAGCTACACCAGGGATCCAGCTGCACCATTCGCATTCGGAGTTGGAGGCCTTTGACAGGCTTTTCAACGGCAACCTGACAGCGTCCGAAGCCGAGGCGTTGGACGAGCTCTTCCCGGCCGTTGGAAAGGCACCGTCTAGGCAGCCGCGAAGACGCAAGGCCACCTAGGCCACAAAGCTGCGTCGATATTGGTTGTttccttttatgtaatatcaaaacATGAGGTCTTTTGCTAGGATGGTCCAGCTTCGGCTGTGTTAGGTCGACCTCCTTCGGCGCTCGATAGAAGCGCGTTGTATGTTTCTTTCTTTAAACTCTTCTCCTCAATACAATGATACGTAAattttttgcgtattcgagaaaaaaaaagtctTTTGTGGGACCCACAATGGATACCAAAGTTGTGACATAGCAGGACGTTGGACTCACATGTGGgctctaatttttttttctggcttcactcGACGTTGTGGAAGGCCTAATTTCACACCCTTACAATGAAAAAAAGGCTAGACCGGTTATTGAACCAATCATATGGTGTTGGTTCACTATTTGGTGGTTTGTCACGTGGTCCAATCTGTTGACCTGGGTTAACAAATTGCCATTGGCGATAAAAGCAACGAAATAAGTGAGATGATCAGTAGATGCAACTCCAATGTCCAAACTATAGTAGACCAAAGTTCAATTCCCCTCCACACCGTGATTTTGTGCCTTGTTGGTTATATTGGTTTAGTTTATAAACTTGTCGAATTCAGGGTTTTTCTACTTCAACAAGTAGACCCTATTAGTTTTGTTTTACTATGCGCCTTACTCAAAACTCAAAACAAGAACAACTAAAATTAATCTTTAGAACTTAGTTGATTGAGCATGCAAAAGATATAGATACTAATTAACACGTACAAGAGATCAATCTAGTCTTGTCCTAAGTCTAATCTCTTGAACTTTAAGcaagtttttagaaaaatctactaatatctacaagttcaaataaatgTATTATCATGATATATTTTATGgagaaattaataaaactaatttgaTGTCATGGATGTTGATGTATTTTTTTATAACTTGATTAAATTTAGAGAATTTCGGTTAACAACAAAAGTAAAAACAaaatataatttgaaacggaggcaATACTTTGTTTTGTGGTGGGGTGCCAGCATGTGAGGAGCGGCAGCAGGGAAGGGGAATTGAGATTGgatcggggagaagaagggagtgcttggggaagaagaagaagaagaagaagaagaagaacagggaTACGGCGAAGGAGTTCTTCTTTAGGAGGAAAATTAGAATCTGGTTATTACAACGCTGACCAGTCTGGTTATTACAATGCTGGCCTTCTCCCTTGGGTCTCTCCCTTTTAATCGATTACAGAGGCCTTGCACGCTTGCAAGCGTTCAGCGAGCCCATGGGCCACCGACGTATCTTGGGTTCTCCTTCCTGGGCCTCCGGTTCCTGGGCTTCTCCTCTTGACTTGAAGAAGGCTCAGCACCAGGGTTCTCTTGGGACGGAGGATTGCTGACACAGCACGAGAGCATGACAAAGGGGGAGGCGGGGAGCATGACCAGGGCCGTACATGGCTTGTGGTGGCTTGACAGCGGAGGACGAGTCGTTACATCTGCATGATCATATCTTTGTTAATTCGATGGACATATAGTTGCCCGAGTGATGATAGGAAATTATGCAATAATGCAGCTAAAACTTAATTAAATACGTAAGATATATGATTACGCAATATAAAAACACAAATGATGATCATTTACACTTGAAGTGCtatgaaaaaaaaagaagaaatgtGTGCATCTTTGAGCGCAAACACTCCATGCTTCATCAGTTGATTCAAAGATCAAAGAGGGAGTCAAATTTTGGTGTGGTGCTTGATGTCTTGCAATAAtgcttcttcctctcatcttgAGATTGTCAGGTTGTTTTGTTAAATTTTTAAACATAACAACCTTGTAAAGTCCTCTTTCAATACCGTGGTAATTTTCGAAAAAGAAACATCAAGTTTATGTAGCACGTACGACCTTTCATGCAGATCACGGTTGTGATCTCATCACTCATAGCGCGTCGCGTCGGAGATCTGTATGGTTTAGCTCTCGTTGCTACAGAGCCAGCCAAACAAAACACAAGTAGAATATTATTGACAGTTTGACACGAGCACAAGTTCATCAAATCAAACAAATAAATTTCTCCATCGATGTCTCATAGAAGTACACACGCCGGCCGGAGCGACCACGATCACCTTGTTCCAGCCAATTAAAAGTTGTGATCAATCCGCTCCGCCGTTCTCCGGCGCCGGAGAAAAGCCATAGCTCACAAGGCCCACATCCTTGTGCGTCAGCGGCGACGGGGCATCCACTACAGACACGGCGCAGGGAGCCGCGACGCGGCGGCGGCTCGGCCCACCTTGACCTTGCATGTCACCACTTCCCACGCCCGTCCTCCGTGGGCTTCTTGACCGTGAGCGCGACGTCGAACTCAGCCGCGCCGCGCCGCAGGTCCCGGGCGAGCGCGGCCCTCACCAGCCGCGACACGCGCACGAACGCCGCTGCCCCAGGCGACCACGGACCCTCGTCGCTCCGCGGACCCACGCAGAGGCTAGGCAACGCCACGCCGGCGAGCTGGACGCCGTCGTAGTACAGCCGCACCACCGATCCGTCGTGGAAGCAGAAGCCCCTGGTGAAGCTCCGCGAGGCGAGGCCGACCGTTAGGTTGAACTCCGGGTCGAGCGTGGGCCGCCGCTGGCTCAGCACCGCCGACGGGTCGAGGCCGGCGACGGCGTCGACCGCGACTTGGTAGCGCGGCTGCTTCGCCTTGTCCGCGGCGCTCCAGGTAAGATACGCAAGACCGCCCAATCCAGAGAGGATGATCAATGACAGCTTCTACTAGCAAATAATAAGAACCAAATGGGTGCATCAAAATTTAAACAATTTGAAGCTAGGCACCataagatagagcatgattttagggaaaaaaaatctaaaactagttTCATGGTTTTCAAGGTAAAACAAATTTTCTAAGATTAAATTAGATTTTAAGATTTTTAACTGCATTATTTTTTCATGTAAAAGTTATTTGGATAATTTTTTGATAatttatttttatgatttttaggTATATATTACTTAAAAATACTTCTAGTACAATTTACCTCCTTGAATTTTTTGTTTCATCTGATTTGCTCCCTTCCGACGTGGCGCTAGTCCGAGCTCCCTTCTGACGTGGCGTTACATTGACAAAACCACCATCAAAACCACCTGAGGTATAAAAACAAACGATGTTACTAGTTGAGGGGGTAAAAAACTGTTTTTATAGTTGAGGAAGAAAAATCGAACAACCGCAATAGTTGAGGAGGTGAATtggtcttttctcttttttatgtGCGAAAATCTTTTTGTTATGAATGATATGGGAAAGTCGTTTGCTCCAACATTCTTTCGGAAAATTGCATCCCATAGTCCCATGTAAAGGGCGAAGCagttcttcttaatgaaatatggGTATAATCTCCAATCGCGAAAAAGTAAAGGAAGAAGCCGTTGTTCAGCATATCAAGTACCTATTTTTTTCGAATAAATATCTGATAGCAAACTAGCAAAGTACAATAGGGCCTGCTTATGTTCCTTGTATGAGAATCAGGCCCTATTGACTTGAATTTATCAGCCGTACCATTTCAGCGAaataacaatgtttttctctcacaacaaatcagtatcagtcgtttttccagccagccgaacagggcatcgatcaatcaaatcaaacaaTATATTACAAGTACGAACTGCCTTCTCAATAAAATTCTGAGAAACAAAAGTTTAAGAGCACGAGTACTTATCATCTCAAGCAATCCTAAATTACTTGAGAAAAAAAATTGAAACTGAGTTCCTCCTCATGTCAATCTAATGGTGTCCCCCACCATCCCCCAGCCCTTCCACGTCCCGCCACCCGTACTCATCGCTCTCGATGAGCTCGACCTCGAACATGGCCTGCCCGCTCCTCATCTCCTCGATCGGCGAGGCTGTCCATCAGGAACCCCGGCACGGCGACTTCGCGCCCGCGCGCGACGACGGACGGCAGCTCCCTCGACTCCCGGGGCCCCACGCGCGCGTCCGGCACGTGGCCGCTGGCCATGGGGAGACGGAGGTGCGAGTAGGACACCTTGACGGAGGTGCCGGGAGCGATGCGCGCGCCCTCCCTCCGGCTGTGCGAGGCGACGCCGACGGTGAGGTTGAACACCGGGCTGAGCGTGCCCGTGCCCGGCCGGCTCTGCTGCCGCAGGTCCGTCTCCGGGTCAAGGCCTGAGACGGCGGTGATCGTGGCGGAGTACAGCACATGCCCGTGAGGTGTGTTTC encodes:
- the LOC136474336 gene encoding early nodulin-like protein 5 translates to MAVAAGSSRDLPALMILTGVFFLLVAPGGVAAEAAAAPPAGLEFRVGGPRGWRVPDANTSYDWWAMNNRFHVGDHLYFKYANDSVLVVDRLAFDACNASEPLAAFADGATKFRLDRPGFFCFISGEPGHCEEGQRLIVRVMVHPALAAAPGPAASAPGAPTQPGHGGGGGGRPGPSGCSCSNASSGVGAAIAAAAGVAIAAAMATVVSLVLMLQ